The segment tttaatctatatatatttgttttattgttaaatgatattttttactcatatgattttaaaatcatttttatgtatttataacaaAATGTTAAACATTTGTTCATTAATtctaacataatatttttaatattttaatcatttattgTCGTTTTTAAATTCAGTATATAACAATCATATTagctaatttgattgtttaatttattttaataatataaaattaaacaaaaaatgatggaggatatataatttgttatcaaatctttattattagaatccttaattatcatatatatatatatatatattatatatatatatatatatatatatatatattagtcatttatggtaattccgtaggttttatttaaggaaagaaaataaataaattaaattataccattcactttttcaatttcaatcTTATCATGCCacatatgattttttaatcatCCAATTGATTGACACATAGGATAggagtttattttaattattaacaaTTTGAGGATCTAATTTTCTAAATGTtcctcctttaatatataggggatggaTACATAAACCTTTTGTATTTAATGAATGAGAAAGATTTGTGATAGTAATTGTTACCTAAGGAAAACATATTTGTTACTAAATTTTTCAGTTGCTGCTGTGTTCTGAATaatctttttaatgaatgcaaAAGATTTGAATTTAGTAATGAATGCATAAGatttgtatataataattagattagataataaaaattttaaaatggtccataaattaaacaactttcTAACAATCTTGAAAGAGTCCAAAAATTAATGACAACTTTTATGGTAGATAAATTTAAGACTCTAAtttaatagagtagattatttatttttttccttttcttttataACCCTAAAATCCCCGAATGTACCAACTATTTCTACgctaatttattattatgaaTCATTGTAAACTTACCCCCTTTATATAAACTCAGCTTCTACCTTTCTTACAATGTTAAAATCCTAtacattttattaaagtttGAATCTCAAAACCTGGTCCAGTAATTTGGTTGGTTTGAGTAGTCATTTTCCTTCAAAactttcaaatctatcttattaaaatataagtactCTTTGGAAATGCTcataatttttgaattatttacgTTTAGAATACCACTGAAGTAATAAATTTAGTTTGATTATAGTTGTTTTTCTGATTTATAAATGCATTTTCATAGTTCgaatttaaacaaataaacacTGCAACCATAACTTAAATTAGTTATTAAGCATTAATGTAGATCTGTTATATTCGTTGGTTTAGATTGAGGGGAGATATTTAAGAATATTGTTTTTAGATGGTTTGTTTAGATTGAAAAGAGATGAAATCTTTACTTAAAAGACatgaaaatacatatattaataaaatattattactatcttttaaatatgaaattaaattttaaattgtatgatataaatattaattaaataaaaatataaaattttatatttattgttataatataataatagaatCAGCGTTTTAAATGTTCTCAAAAGTATTAAACCACAATagtcatctatattattaaaagagaagtacaaaagAGAAATATCCTTTAATTATATCACTTATTTACATTATAATGTCACTGTGATATTTAttgaacctatatttaagtatgcttgatatttcctaatttaaataataaatttaagaatctatattattaaaagagaagtacaaaagAGAAATACCCTTTAATTATATCACTTATTTACATTATAATGTCACTGTGATATTTAttgaacctatatttaagtatgcttgatatttcctaatttaataataaatttaagaatttaatgtcttttcttaattaaagtaatatattttcttaatcaaatCTTTACGAAAATAGATTTCccaatatatttcattttaacatattaaatatttttaatatttattagtataaataataaaataaaaaatcacacatcataatcaatttatataacatataaataaaatataaaataatttattcatatattattagtataattatTTCATTATATAAGTCTAATTAATTATATACGTTGGTTTAGATTGAGGGGAgatatttaagaatattttttttagatggTTTGTTTAGATTGAAAAGAGATGAAATCTTTAGGTAAAAGACttgaaaatacatatattaataaaatattattactatctcttaaatatgaaataaaatttcaaatcatatgatataaatattaattaaacaaaaatataaaattttatatttattgttataatataaaaataaaatcggCGTTTTAAATGTTCTCAAAAGTATTAAACCACAATagtcatctatattattaaaagagaagtacaaaagATAAATATCCTTTAATTATACcacttatttatattataatgtcACTGAGATatttattgaatatatatttaagtatggttgatttttcctaatttaaatacaaaatttatgcatttaatgtcttttcttaattaaaataatagattttcttaatcaaatcTTTGCGAAAAATAGATTtcacaatatacttattttaacatattaaatatgtttttaatatttattagtataaataataaaataaaacatacatcataatcaatttatataacatataaataaaatataaataatttattcatatattattattataatggtttcataatataagtctaattaattataaatattagatttgtttatatgataaacTTTGATATAATACACGATCAAAGAcgatcaaaataaaaaatatactattattcaacgtaataaataaaattttatgttttaaaatgttatatcaaaaattatttaatttattttaatttacatatgtgtgtgtgtgtgtgtgtgtgtgtgtgtgtggtgtgtgtgtgtgtgtgtgtgtgtgtgtgtgtgtgtgttgtgtgtgtgtgtgtgtgtgtgtgtgtgtgtgtgtgtgtgtgtgtgtgtgtgtgtgtgtgtgtgtgtgtgtgtggtgtgtgtgtgtgtgtgtgtgtgtgtgtgtgtgtgtgtgtgtgtgtgtgtgtgtgtgtgtgtgtgtgtgtgtgtgtgtgtgtgtgtgtgtgtgtgtgtgtgtgtgtgtgtgtgtgtgtgtgtgtgtgtgttataccccacacacacacacacggaTCAACCtctagaaataaaaaacaacagCGCTAAATTTTTTAGGGAAATTTGACATCATATTCATTGTAGGATTTATATTGATTGTATACCCATAACAAAGAAAGTGCTATGATATTTGTGTATTAATGGCTGTATTAGCCTTGGCATGCAGACATTTAGGTgtgatcagttttttttttcttttcttcttacaaAGATGTTTTCTCCATCAAGTTTTAATTACTTTaagtttatattaaaacaattattgaattttgtattttacataataaaaaaatagatttttttctaaacttaatattttttgaaactttcaaaacaaacatatattttgaaactttcaaaacaaacaaattttcaaaacaaacatgCGTCATATGTTTCacactattttaaattacattaTAGTACgatacatttctttttctcttcttttgcatTTTGTATCTCTTTCTCTGCTTCATGATTCTTCTTACccactacttgatcagttatACTGTTTTGTTTCTCCAACATCATCGCCATATCTCTCTAaggaaattttagagaatttcatatatacaaaatttgtgggtgtgtcgagtattcTATACCATAAcatgtatagcatagtcacgtaatggataagagtttgagtttagggtttgggtttagggtatatagtttgggtatatggtttgggtttaaggtttgggtttaggatatatggtttgggtttagggtttaggatatattgtttgggtttaaggtttttaggatatatggtttgggtatatggtttgggtttagggtatagagtacTCTCTACAAACCCTTCATCTTTTCCagctttcttatttttttcattcttttcataATGGTTGTTGGTATAtggttttggtttaggtttagggtatatggtttgggtttagggtttgggtttaaggtatatagtttgggtttagggtatagtttgggtttagggtatatggttgttgttataaaataattgttctttactatatacaaatatagtatagtatgataTCGAGCGTTGTGTTAATTATCTTCCACGCGTGGGGAAGAAGAACGTTGTCTAGTTTGGTACCAAATTGACACAGCTTTTCATGAATGACTATATTCTTATATATGGTGCTGCTATGAATATTAAGCAAAATGACTCCactattttataacaaatttattttaataaaaattatagttctaaatatgtttatatattttatgcatttataaatttgttttatttgggatgctaagattttggaattgaaaacattatgacccatctctatattattttaatttttaattaagaaattaaaattttatatcataatattattaagttttttattttaattttttattgtaactgcaaaaattaattttcatgcTGGATTTATgtgtaaatattacaaattctttatttaatataataaaaaataaaaatagaaaataaatactcGCCCGGTCGGACGGGTCGAGGTGCAGTATACTAATTGACTGACTATTACATCAGTCAATTATGGAGACAACAAACAAGTAATCATCTTGTATAGTTATTTTACGCATATGAACTTTGCATTTTGTCATGAAAGGCCTGGCTTATTTCTTCACCGGCCATTAGGATAAATGTGTTACTTTGAAAACATATTTGTATTCCAAAACAAagtagagaaagaaaaaaggatGGAAGAATATAAAACATCGTCATGGTCGTCGTCGTGTGCGTGTGATAGAGAAAGGTCCACTTATGACTTGCCCCTTCGTATGCACACAATCTCATCTCGTCCTTTCCAAATCAATTTTGTCTCTTTCTCATGAACGTTTCTTTGGTCTATTTCAAGTCCAGGTGGGATTTCCACTATTATTTATACCATTTTCCCACCTTTTTAAAGTATAAATCGAACCAATttatttgttcttctttttcattgacatcatgaaaaacaacataaggaaatataaaaaaattataataattggTACATTCGAGGATTTCAATTTCCTCTAGGTGGCCTTTtgattttttgaactttttagaaataaaactaatgaaaaaattTCTTGTTATTATTCTGGTGAACATTCTCAGAGATATTTGTAGCAAAAAGTGATGGAGGACACGTAGGGCCAAAGGAACAGACAGATGGTGTGTGGTTAAGCAACTATagtctctctctcctcctcctgtCCTAAAACCATGTCTCCATACACTTTTCCTTCAAAACTCATTTTCCTCTTCTGATCCCTCCTTTAaatatactctctctctctaccttaATCCTTGCATGCATTGATCATTGACATGAAGAGggataaaaagaaacaaaaactagAGGAAGAGGAGCAGATGAAAATGGAGGTGGTGCTGGAGGAGCAAGTTGATGCATTGGCTGCAGCAGCGACGGTGGCTGCGGCTGCGGCagtagaagaggaggaggagttgTGGGGTATGAGGCTCAAGGAAGGATACTTTGTGGTCGACGAGCTGATGACATGGAGCACTGTGTTGCCTTCATGCTGGGACGTGGAGTTTGTCGAGAAAAACTATGGAGTTTTGTTCGAAGATGTTGTTTGGGACGATGATATTTGGAATTTGAACACTTCTACTCAGCTTCCACCTTTAGATAATAACATAATACAAGATTGAAGTCTGGGGATTCGACGTTTTACAATCCGTTCGGTTTGTtctatttttcggttttggtatGAACCATATATCGTAATCAAAATTAGTAATGTGTGTTTGATTTGGTATGTTTTAAGTTTAAATcataagttttatattaaaatatcctTAACTTGAGGATTTTCTTACAAAGAAAAAACCAAGTTCGTTTggagttttttgttttctagtttaagttttggattttccGATAAAGAATATAAACTCGTAAACCGAACTAAGTTTGTTTATGGTATTCAgatctatttttaattttttataaacagaaatatgttttttttttaaaatataaatagaaatatgttACCCTATTGAATCGGTTGCAAGTCCATCAACTCAAAATTAACTTACCTATGCGGCTATGCCTGAATCGGACCAAAACAAATAATAGTATCGTGTTTGCTCGagttagaaataaaaaaaaatatagtatttgcTCGAGATGAATCCCTGTTTGGTTCTTAGAAACCGAGCCAAACAACAaactaaataactaaataacTAACTATATGGCTATTCGATTTAGATTTTTCCATTTGACTACCCCTATATGGCTAAATAACTAACTATAACAACAAACAACAGGTTATAGTTTTCGTGTTGAACTATAATCATGGCATGGCTTATAAGATgaatttcttctctttttcttttataaaccTATCAGCTGATCCGGTTGGCCCTATAAAAAATGCATTTAGTACTACAGAATGGACCGGTTATCACACTACATAACTCAACTTTGAAATATCTTCCAACTAATACTAGGAAGTGAACCGATCATCTGTTATAATCCACCACGTAAACTATTTGCTCCAAAACCCAAACACAAACTCGCCAAATCatgataatttagtttttagtaGGAATCGAATCCAGAACTGATGTGGGTATACACCAAATTTCAAGAGATTGCCAGTAAACTTCCACCACTTGGTTAAtgaatctaatctattaaaactgaagtacaaatttagAATAACCCTTAAACttgcacaatatttacaataGAATGCCACTagaataattaataaacttacCTTTTATTATTCTTTGATTTTTCTGTTTATTAATGAATTTTCTAAATCTAATCTTACCTAAAAACATGGTAACAAGAAAGTCAAAATCAAATTGtcatcttctctattaaaacctactagatcttgacccgtgcgactgcacgggtattaattttcaattttaatttttatttatttatactaaatagtatatttataatatttgatcgttttatattgactaagctagggataagtatttgggtatccactcgaattcagttaaaatttattcgggtttgagattttcgtgtttaaagattctacctctattcgggtatttataaactttggttccgatttgatttagatctttgcgggtttgataacccgtttaaattatttttaaattttttaaatttatatatctttaaatatccttaaatctaagaaaataacatgtaaatttgagtaatgtaagctaaaatacctaaattaaaaattaaaataaatttaacttgaatatttggatgaagaataatatatatatatatatttataatatatatatatattttttaatttttttttggtgttttgattattgtttatctactttagatgtttacttttgactattttttatattttaaatcaacttaaaatagttggatattaacatagctaacatattgaaatatataaatatgatttaaatacattcggaTATCCATAATATTTCGTTCGaataaggtttagttatggttctctatataccaaaatggtaaatccgtttggatattatctagtttcggttcaaatttggtaatactttttcgttcagatttgttcaatgaagagttgatattataattttcatgaattgtttgtccaataaaaatgtattttttttgaatttgacattgttttaattgagaagttaatgaaatgtatttaatt is part of the Raphanus sativus cultivar WK10039 chromosome 5, ASM80110v3, whole genome shotgun sequence genome and harbors:
- the LOC108860173 gene encoding uncharacterized protein LOC108860173: MKRDKKKQKLEEEEQMKMEVVLEEQVDALAAAATVAAAAAVEEEEELWGMRLKEGYFVVDELMTWSTVLPSCWDVEFVEKNYGVLFEDVVWDDDIWNLNTSTQLPPLDNNIIQD